The nucleotide sequence AACGTTCTTGACGAACTCAGAAAAGGCGAAATTTCTGTTACTTCTGAGATTATGGATGTAATCCTCGCAGCTACTGACTCGTTACGGCAGCTTATTGATAATCTCAATGAACAAGGAACTGAAGGTGAGGTTGATACTTCAATTGTTATTGAACGTATCGAAGCAATTATGGCAGGTGAAACTCTTGCTGTAGTAGAGCCTGAGCCTGAGATTGAGCCAGAGCAGGAAATCGAAGAAAGTGAACCTGTTTTAGAATTGGAAGATGATTACGAAGAACCAGAATTGCCGGAGGTCGAAATGGCGCAGGAGCCTGCTATTCCCGAATCTTCTGACCGTAAGCAATCGTATCAATTTGTTGCTATAGTCAACCCAGATGAAGAACCATACAATCTTACTACTGTAGGAGATGGGCATCTGGCTGATTTCCTTGAAGAAGCTCACGAAATAATTGAAAATCTCACAAGAGGTCTTCTTGAGCTTGAGCAGGATCCCGAAGGCAACGATGATCTTATAAACGATATTTTTAGATATTTTCACAACCTGAAAGGAAACAGTGGGATTATCGGATTTCGTGAGCTTAATTCGTTAACTCATGAAGCTGAAACTTTGCTTAATAAAGTTCGTAAAGGTGAGGTTAATGCTACTCACTATATGATCGATCTACTTCTTGCTGTTGTGGATGGCATTGAGTCGTTGATTGCTCATGTGACTCCTTCTACCGGAGAAGTTCAGCCGTTGGATATAGCTCAGCTTGTCGACCCTCTTCGGAATGCGGTTGAAAGCGGCGAAGTGCTTCCTGTTGAAAATGCTGATTCTGAAGTTGAAGAAGCTCCGGCGTTAGATGGTAAGTCTAAATCTGATCAGGACCTGGAACCGGATCTGGCTCTTGAACCTGAAGCAGTAGAAGACGGTCTCGATCCTGAAGATATTTCAATTTTTGAGCAGACTGTTCATCAACAGCTTGATAATATTTCACTTGCTCTGACCACGTTAGGCGAGGATTCCGGCCTGAAGGACTATATTGATGCTCTTTTCCGTAGTCTTGTTTCAATACAAAATTCTGCCGGATATATGGGCTTTGATAATCTTAAAGAGTATGCCGAACGTACTGCCGGACTTGTAGATCAAGCCCGCTCAACTGATATGGATTTTGGTTTGATGCTGGACCTTTTGCAGCAGGAATGCGGAATTATCGAAGAGATGATTTTTGCAGCTGTGGCTGAACTTAAGGGAGAAGAAGATTCTTCCGAGTCAGCAACTAAACCTGAAGTTAAGCCAGAGTCTAAGCCTGAGCCAAAAGCCGAGCCTGAGCCAAAAGCTAAGCCTGAGCCAAAAGCTAAACCTGAGCCAAAAGCTGAGTCTAAGCCAAAAGCTGAGCCTAAGCCAAAAGCTGAGTCCGAGTCTAAGCCTGTAGCCAAGCCAGCACCAAAGCCTAAGCCGGCTCCCGTGGCTCCTTCTGCAGTGGGAGTTCCGGCTCAAAAAACGACTAAGCCGAAAGCTATGACTACTATTCGAGTTGACCATCAGAAGCTCGATCATTTGATGAATCTGATTGGTGAGCTTATTATCAGTCGCGGTCGATATACGATGCTCGCCCGCGGTCTTGAAGAGGGGCATCTGGAAGTTCCTATAGTCGCACAGCAATTAACAGAAACAACGTATGCACTGTCCAGAATTTCTGACGACCTTCAAGATACTATCATGAAGGTTCGCATGGTGGCCGTGCAGACTGTATTTTCAAGATTTCCACGATTGGTTCGTGACCTCAGTCGTAAGAGTAATAAGCGTGTTGAGCTTATCACTGAAGGTGAAGAGACTGAACTTGATAAGAGCGTTGTCGAGGAAATCGGCGATCCTCTTGTTCATTTAATTCGAAATTCGGTTGACCATGGTCTTGAGCCGGAAGAAGAGCGTATTGCCAGCGGAAAGACTCCTGAAGGTCATGTATGGCTGCGCGCTTACCATAAGGGCAATTCTGTCGCTATCGAGGTTGAGGATGACGGGCGCGGAATTGATCCTGAAAAAATGCGTAATGTCGCTATTAAGAAGGGTGTTATTTCTGCTGAAGAAGCACGAAACCTTGATGATCGCGAAGCAATTGAATTGATTTTTGCTCCTGGATTCTCATCTGCTGAAAAGGTTACTGACATTTCAGGCCGAGGCGTTGGGATGGATGTTGTTCGGAATAACATCAAAGACCTTAAAGGTACCGTTCAGATTTCTTCTGAAGTAGGGAAGGGGTCTAAGTTTACTCTTACCCTGCCTTTGACTCTAGCTATTATTGATGCCTTGATGGTTCAGGTTAACGGTGCAAATTATGCGATTCCACTTGATGCCGTTTCTGAAACAACCAAGATTGAAGCTGAAAGGCTGACTGAAGTTAATAACCGTAAGGTTGTCACTCTGCGAGGAGAAGTTTTAGGTATTGCGGAACTCGCAGAACTTCTTGATCAACCCGTAAGTGATCCTGACAGAGAAGTGCTCCCTGTTGTTATTATTCATGACAATGTACGCAGGCTTGGTCTCGTAGTAGATAGACTGCTTGAACGGCAGGAGATCGTTATCAAACCTCTGGGCCGCTTTCTAAGCCGATTTAATCTTAGAGGTGTGTCAGGTGCAACTATCATGGGAGACGGAAGCGTAGTGCTTATCCTTGATCCTCATGAGATATACAGCATGGCAACAGTCAAAGGATCTTTGCAATAAAATTAAGTTAAGTAGTACAGAATAAAACTCCCGATGAAAGAAATCTTTCACCGGGAGTTTTTTTGTTCAATTGAATATTTTGGGAGGTTGGAACAGAACATAAAAAAAGGTTCATCCAGTTAAACCGGATGAACCTTAATAATTCTTATTTTATATCTGTTTACATTGTCAGATAAAGATTCATGGCTCCGGCCATGACCGTTGCGTGAGCTACTATTGTAAAAAACGGTGCAAGAGTAAGTCCTATTTTGTGACGCATCGGAGTTGCACTTTTCCATGTGACTATCCATATTGCACAACATAAAAGGGTAAGAACCGCTGATAATCCTAAACAAATAGCGGTAGTATTGTTTGCTAAGAGGAGTTCTTTTGTCGGTCCGCATAAGTAAATAATAATGGATGTGACGGCTGCGAGTTGCGCAAGAGTCGGGATCAAAGCCCATTTTGAAATGACGGGTAGAGAAAATTTATAGTAGTCTCGCCCGAAGTCGTCTTTATTGCGGCGTAGAACCAGATAAAGTCCGCCTATGGTTGCCGCGAAAGATAAGGACATGATTAAATACAGTCCGGCCAAATAAAGCCCGGCAAGACCGGGGAGGACTAAAAAATGATTAATAAAAGGAAGGGGCGGAACGGTTGGGACAGGGGTTGCGGCCTGTTGCATGAAAAATACTTTCATGGTCATGGTCACTACATGGACAGTGGAAATTCCGCCGAGTGCAGCACAGGTACCGAGCAGTATATGGGCAGGTTTGTTTTTTTTCATAGATTTCCATAACAATGTATATGGAAGAAGCATTGCCAGAGTAAAACCTACCGTTATATATACCATTATGAATGGTGATGACGGATTTATAAGCCAGTCTGTAAGCCAGTCAAATTGACGGGTAAAGTAAGTTGCCGCTCCAGCTGCACAACCTAGAAAAAGTACGTACATAATCAGAGACATGGATGCTATCTGCTTAGCTAATTTGTCGTAAAAAATTTTATTTTTAGCTTTTGCAGTGATCTCTAAAATGACAGCCAGAATAGGTGCTCCGATGGCTGAAAGAGCTATAAAGTCCCCTAAAGCTTTGGGTAACAACTGGGATGTAAGTCTTAATGGTTCCATGAGAGTGTTCATATTTTCTTTATCCTTCAAAAAAATTGATGTCGTGTAACAGATAAATTCTTTTTTATGAAAAGCAAGCCCTAGAAAAAAAGTATAAAATCTTTTCTATAAAGTTTATTGGTTATTAAATTTTAAAAAAATGTGAAATAAGAAGTAGATAAGATTTTTTATTTTAAAATAAAGTAGGTATTCATCAAATTTTATGACAATCGGCTTACCTTTTTTGTGAACTTTTGCCTTAAAAACGGGCCGGAAGCAAGGGTAAGAGTGCGGCCTTTCTGTAAAATCGGCGATCAGCTTGCCAAATTGCTGTAAGTCGCCTATTTTGAATCAGTTGAAATTTGAATTGAATATTCTTGTTTGCGAACTTTATAATTATACGATCTGTTTGCGTTGTTTTTAAAATTCATCTGGAGAGACATTTGATGAAGTATTTCCATATTCTTGCAATATTTATATTGTCATTATCTATCAGTGGTTGTTTTGCTGCAAAACAGCCGGAGCAGCCCGCTTGGGGTGCAAGTGAAGAGTGGCGGTTAAAAAGTCTTGAAGAGAATTTTTTGAATTTTAAAGAAGGGTTACGCGAACAGAAGGATCATATAGATAAAAATCATGCTGAAACAATGACTGCGGTTGAAAAAATTCAGGAACGGCTTGGAGAGCTTGATAGCTCTATTGCTGAATTGAAAGAGGCTCAACTGCAAATGTCTGCTATGAAGGCAGAGCAGGTTCTTGTCCCTGTTCCTGTTGCGGTTGAAGAAGAAGTTGTTGTTGTCGGTGGTAGTGAAAGCAGTGAAGAAAAGCCTTGGATGAATGTTCCTGGTGAAAATGCAGAACATACGCAGACTCAGGGTGTGGCGTCATCCAGTAACGGGGCAGACCTTTATCAGGAGGGAGTTCGTCTTGTTATGAATGATAAGCCTCTGGAAGCTCGTACCAAGCTTACTGAATTTTTAAAAACCAATTCTTCCGGCGAGCTCGCTCCTAATGCTCTCTACTGGATAGGTGAAACGTATTATTCTGAAAAAAGTTTTGCTCAGTCTATTTTAAAATTTAAAGAAGTCAGCAGACGTTTTCCTAAAGCAAATAAAGTCCCTGATGCAATGCTGAAAATAGGTCTTGCTTACGATAAACTTGGTGATAAAGAAAATGCTGTTTTTTACCTGCGAACTCTTGTTGATGAATATCCGAAATCCGATCCTGCTAAAATCGGTAACCGTAGACTCAATGAAATTGAGGGCTAATTGGCTAGCGGTGGCTCGCAGTTGAATATTAAAGAAGAATATTTTGCATGTCTTGCTTTACGGCATACTCCAGGACTGGGGCCGAAGTCATGGTCGCGCATTTTAAAGACTTATCCATCTGCTTATAGCGCATTAAAGGATGCCGCGAATTGGGCTGATTTAAATCTTTGCTCTGAAAATGTAGCCTATGCTGCTCATGCGGAAGTTTGGCGAAGTACTGCGGAAAAAGAATTTAAAGAGGTTATGCGGCTCAGTTTCGGAATCCTTCCATGGACTCACCCCGGCTTTCCTTCTTCGTTAAAAGAAATTTCGGACCCTCCAACTTACCTGTATTATTATGGAGATCCATCTCTTCTTGCAAATCCGGGGGTTGCCATCGTCGGTTCCCGTAATAGCAGTCGATTAGGGCTGGAATATGCTCAAAAAATTTCAGGAGATCTTTCTGCCGTCGGTATTACCGTTATCTCTGGTTTTGCCCGGGGGATTGATGCTTGCGCGCATCAAGAGGCTTTGAAAGGGATCGGTTCATCCATTGCTGTTTTAGGTACGGGGCTTGATATTGATGATTATCCGCAAAACAGCGCTAGTTTGAGGCGCAATCTTATTGAAAACGGTTTGATCGTATCTGAATTTTCACCGGGAACACGTCCTTATAGTGGCAACTTTCCGTTTCGAAATCGTATCATAAGCGGGCTCAGTGCCGGTGTGCTTGTGGCTGAAGCTGATATTAAAAGCGGCAGTCTGATAACAGCAAGGCTTGCCGCCGAGCAGGGGCGCGAAGTTATGGCTCTGCCGGGCCCTTTGGGCAGCAAAAATTATTCAGGTTGTCTTAAGCTTATAAAAGAAGGTGCAGCTCTCGTTGAAACTGTGGAAGATGTTTTGATAACCATCGGGCATTCATTAGATGCGAATTCTAAAAAAAAGTTTGTGCCTGTTTCTGAAATAAAAACTCCCCGCGCGACCCAGAGTTTTAAAAAAAATACGAATCAGGAAAATAATTCCGTAAAGCAATCTGAAAATGTTAAGTTTGTTTTGGATATTGAAGCATTGGACCCTCATGAACAGGAAATTGCTCGCACGCTTGATAGAGAAGGAAAACTTCATATTGACGAAGTAGCGCGTAAATCAGGTGTTGATGTGGCCTTAACAGGAGCGTTTTTACTTGGTATGGAAGTGAAGGGAATCGTTGTGCACTTTCCCGGCATGTATTATGATATAAAGCGTTGCTAAGGGTGGTCCGATATTTTGATATGCCGGATTAGCCTGCATTTTGTTTGTTTTAATATGATTAGGAGATGTTCGACTGATGCAGAAAATTCCAGTGAAACTTGCTGAGCCGGGGATGAAACTGGCAAAACCCGTTGCTCGCGATAACGGGATGGTCGTACTTGCTGAAGGGCTTGAGCTTTCTGAAGGCATCATCAACAGGCTTGTAAGTATGAATGTCGAGCGTATTGTTGTGCAGGGAAATCCTCTTGATCTCGGCGACGGAAGTGATTCTTCATGGGGAAAAAAATCTGAGCGTCTTGATCATCTTTTCAGAAGATATACTAATGATAAATGGATGTTTCGCGTAAAAGGCTTTTTCAGAGAATATTTCAATCTCAAGGCAGCCGCGCAAAAGGCTGAGGCTGAAGCTTATAAATTAGCCGAAGAACAGGCTGCGGCCTCCGCTCTTGAAGCTGACGAAGCTGAAAAAGTGGACGAAAGGGGAGAGGATTTTTAAATATGTCTGATCAGGATCTTAAAACAAGCGTAAAAGGACAGATTCTTTCCACTTCTGACCTGCCTACTCTACCCAGTGTTCTTGATGAAGTTACAAAACTTGTGGATGACCCGAATTCTTCCACAGAGCAGGTTGCCAAGGTTATTTCACAGGATCAGGTCTTATCTGCAAAAGTTTTGAAAATGGTTAATTCTCCTATTTACGGATTCCCCGGTCGTATTACAACAATTCAGCATGCTCTTGTTCTGCTTGGCCTGAATGTTATAAAAGGTATTATTATTTCCACCTCGGTTTTTGATATGATTCAGAAAGCCATGTCCGGCCTTTGGGAACATAGCCTTGGATGCGCTTTAGCTAGTGGTGCGATTGCAAAAGCTGCCGGTTTTGAAGATCCTGAAGAGTTCACTGTTGCAGGTCTGCTGCACGATTTAGGAAAAGTTGTAACCGCAGTTCAATTGCCTGAACTTAATGAAGCTATCTGCATGACTGTGCGGGAAAAAAATCTTTGCTATTATGATGCAGAAAAAGTTGTGCTCGGTTTCGGGCATGACCGAATTAACGCATGGCTTGCGCGGCATTGGAATCTTCCTCCGAACGTCAGAGAGGCTATGACTTATCATCATCACCCTGACAGGGCTCAATTTTATCAGCAGACAGCCGCGGTTGTTCATGTCGGAGATTTTTTAGTTCGCCTTTTTGAATACGGTAACGGAGGCGATGATCAAATTTCTTACTTCAAACCGGCTGCCATGAAAATTTTGAAGCTTAAAATGAAAGATCTCGAACCTGTAATGGATGAGCTTTCAGAACAATTTGTGGAAATTTCAGGACTTACATTTTAAAGTGAATAATTTTCTAGTTTGATTTTCTTTTTTCGTGATTTTAGATAATAAATTCTTGTTTTTGTGTATTGTTATGCAGTTGTGCTTTGACGAAGCGCATCAGTGGTGCTAATCGTAACTTCATGGACAAGAATAATAATCACGGCCTGTTGGGCCTGACTAAACATAGATGCATCCTGATTTCATCGGATAATAAGTTTAAAGAGTTACTCAGGGACATCTGGTCCGAAGAAACTCTCGAGTTTATCTGCTATAGTCAGGCTCGGGGAGCTATTGAAGATATTTTCAATAACCCGCCTGATTTACTTATTGTTGATAACAGAGTCACCGATATTTCCGCATCAGAAGTTGCGCGACTTGTTAAAAGCGAAAATGTTTATCGGCAACTTCCTGTCATTATATGTCTTGATGAGAAGGACCTTTCAACCCC is from Maridesulfovibrio ferrireducens and encodes:
- a CDS encoding chemotaxis protein CheA — translated: MSQDFLDPEIFADFIIEAKEHLETIEPNLLELENNPENLDILNEIFRPMHSLKGASGFLGLNIINGLAHRAENVLDELRKGEISVTSEIMDVILAATDSLRQLIDNLNEQGTEGEVDTSIVIERIEAIMAGETLAVVEPEPEIEPEQEIEESEPVLELEDDYEEPELPEVEMAQEPAIPESSDRKQSYQFVAIVNPDEEPYNLTTVGDGHLADFLEEAHEIIENLTRGLLELEQDPEGNDDLINDIFRYFHNLKGNSGIIGFRELNSLTHEAETLLNKVRKGEVNATHYMIDLLLAVVDGIESLIAHVTPSTGEVQPLDIAQLVDPLRNAVESGEVLPVENADSEVEEAPALDGKSKSDQDLEPDLALEPEAVEDGLDPEDISIFEQTVHQQLDNISLALTTLGEDSGLKDYIDALFRSLVSIQNSAGYMGFDNLKEYAERTAGLVDQARSTDMDFGLMLDLLQQECGIIEEMIFAAVAELKGEEDSSESATKPEVKPESKPEPKAEPEPKAKPEPKAKPEPKAESKPKAEPKPKAESESKPVAKPAPKPKPAPVAPSAVGVPAQKTTKPKAMTTIRVDHQKLDHLMNLIGELIISRGRYTMLARGLEEGHLEVPIVAQQLTETTYALSRISDDLQDTIMKVRMVAVQTVFSRFPRLVRDLSRKSNKRVELITEGEETELDKSVVEEIGDPLVHLIRNSVDHGLEPEEERIASGKTPEGHVWLRAYHKGNSVAIEVEDDGRGIDPEKMRNVAIKKGVISAEEARNLDDREAIELIFAPGFSSAEKVTDISGRGVGMDVVRNNIKDLKGTVQISSEVGKGSKFTLTLPLTLAIIDALMVQVNGANYAIPLDAVSETTKIEAERLTEVNNRKVVTLRGEVLGIAELAELLDQPVSDPDREVLPVVIIHDNVRRLGLVVDRLLERQEIVIKPLGRFLSRFNLRGVSGATIMGDGSVVLILDPHEIYSMATVKGSLQ
- the ybgF gene encoding tol-pal system protein YbgF; the protein is MKYFHILAIFILSLSISGCFAAKQPEQPAWGASEEWRLKSLEENFLNFKEGLREQKDHIDKNHAETMTAVEKIQERLGELDSSIAELKEAQLQMSAMKAEQVLVPVPVAVEEEVVVVGGSESSEEKPWMNVPGENAEHTQTQGVASSSNGADLYQEGVRLVMNDKPLEARTKLTEFLKTNSSGELAPNALYWIGETYYSEKSFAQSILKFKEVSRRFPKANKVPDAMLKIGLAYDKLGDKENAVFYLRTLVDEYPKSDPAKIGNRRLNEIEG
- the dprA gene encoding DNA-processing protein DprA, whose translation is MASGGSQLNIKEEYFACLALRHTPGLGPKSWSRILKTYPSAYSALKDAANWADLNLCSENVAYAAHAEVWRSTAEKEFKEVMRLSFGILPWTHPGFPSSLKEISDPPTYLYYYGDPSLLANPGVAIVGSRNSSRLGLEYAQKISGDLSAVGITVISGFARGIDACAHQEALKGIGSSIAVLGTGLDIDDYPQNSASLRRNLIENGLIVSEFSPGTRPYSGNFPFRNRIISGLSAGVLVAEADIKSGSLITARLAAEQGREVMALPGPLGSKNYSGCLKLIKEGAALVETVEDVLITIGHSLDANSKKKFVPVSEIKTPRATQSFKKNTNQENNSVKQSENVKFVLDIEALDPHEQEIARTLDREGKLHIDEVARKSGVDVALTGAFLLGMEVKGIVVHFPGMYYDIKRC
- a CDS encoding HDOD domain-containing protein; protein product: MSDQDLKTSVKGQILSTSDLPTLPSVLDEVTKLVDDPNSSTEQVAKVISQDQVLSAKVLKMVNSPIYGFPGRITTIQHALVLLGLNVIKGIIISTSVFDMIQKAMSGLWEHSLGCALASGAIAKAAGFEDPEEFTVAGLLHDLGKVVTAVQLPELNEAICMTVREKNLCYYDAEKVVLGFGHDRINAWLARHWNLPPNVREAMTYHHHPDRAQFYQQTAAVVHVGDFLVRLFEYGNGGDDQISYFKPAAMKILKLKMKDLEPVMDELSEQFVEISGLTF